One region of Polynucleobacter sp. Adler-ghost genomic DNA includes:
- a CDS encoding glutamate synthase subunit beta: MGKVTGFMEFERVDETYEAPVKRLHHYKEFVAALTDDEAKVQGARCMDCGIPFCNNGCPVNNIIPDFNDLVFHDDWKNALDVLQSTNNFPEFTGRICPAPCEAACTLGINSDAVGIKSIEHAIIDKGWENGWVKPQLPKTKTGKKVAVVGGGPAGMATAQQLARVGHDVTVFEKNDRVGGLLRYGIPDFKMEKWLIDRRVEQMQAEGVKFETGVFVGKEAIGAEVKNYSTKTVSPDQLMKDFDAVVISGGSEQPRDLPVPGRELKGVHYALDFLIPQNKENAGDLKNEISAAGKHVVVIGGGDTGSDCVGTSNRHGAAKITQFELLPQPPETENKPLVWPYWPTKLRTSSSHEEGCERDWSVATKRFEGKDGKLEKLICVRLEWKDGKMTEMPNSEFEIKADLVFLAMGFVSPAAQVLNAFGVEKDARGNAKATVDGQNAYQTNVPKVFAAGDMRRGQSLVVWAIREGRQAAHAVDEYLMGSSVLPR, encoded by the coding sequence ATGGGTAAGGTCACTGGATTTATGGAGTTTGAGCGCGTAGATGAAACCTACGAAGCTCCCGTTAAGCGCCTCCATCATTACAAAGAGTTTGTTGCGGCACTGACAGATGACGAAGCTAAGGTGCAAGGTGCACGTTGCATGGATTGCGGCATTCCGTTTTGCAATAACGGATGTCCTGTAAACAACATTATTCCTGACTTCAATGATTTGGTATTTCATGATGACTGGAAGAATGCATTAGATGTTTTGCAATCCACCAATAACTTTCCTGAGTTCACTGGCCGTATCTGTCCTGCGCCTTGTGAGGCTGCCTGTACTCTGGGAATCAATAGTGATGCAGTTGGTATTAAGTCTATTGAGCACGCCATTATTGATAAGGGCTGGGAAAATGGTTGGGTTAAGCCGCAGCTACCTAAAACTAAAACGGGTAAAAAAGTTGCTGTCGTTGGTGGTGGACCTGCTGGAATGGCGACTGCGCAGCAATTGGCGCGCGTTGGTCATGATGTGACCGTATTCGAAAAGAATGATCGTGTCGGTGGATTATTGCGCTACGGCATTCCTGATTTCAAAATGGAAAAATGGCTGATTGACCGTCGTGTAGAGCAAATGCAAGCCGAGGGTGTGAAGTTTGAGACGGGTGTATTTGTTGGTAAAGAGGCGATTGGTGCTGAAGTAAAAAATTACTCCACAAAAACAGTTTCACCTGATCAGTTGATGAAAGATTTTGATGCCGTTGTCATTAGTGGTGGATCAGAGCAGCCCCGTGATTTACCAGTGCCTGGTCGTGAGTTGAAGGGTGTTCACTATGCTTTGGATTTCTTGATTCCACAGAATAAAGAAAATGCAGGTGATTTGAAAAATGAAATTTCTGCAGCTGGTAAGCATGTGGTCGTGATCGGTGGCGGTGATACTGGATCTGATTGCGTAGGAACATCTAATCGTCATGGCGCTGCCAAGATTACCCAGTTTGAATTGCTACCGCAGCCACCGGAGACTGAAAATAAGCCTTTGGTATGGCCATATTGGCCAACTAAATTGCGTACATCCTCTTCGCACGAAGAAGGTTGTGAGCGCGATTGGTCTGTTGCGACTAAGCGTTTTGAAGGTAAAGACGGCAAACTTGAGAAGTTGATCTGTGTGCGCTTGGAGTGGAAAGACGGCAAGATGACAGAAATGCCAAACTCTGAATTCGAAATTAAGGCCGATCTAGTGTTCTTAGCCATGGGCTTTGTATCCCCGGCAGCCCAAGTTCTCAATGCCTTCGGTGTTGAAAAAGATGCTCGTGGCAATGCAAAAGCTACTGTTGATGGCCAAAATGCTTACCAAACCAATGTTCCCAAGGTATTTGCTGCTGGCGATATGCGTCGTGGGCAGTCTTTAGTGGTTTGGGCGATTCGTGAAGGCCGTCAAGCTGCCCATGCAGTAGACGAGTATTTAATGGGGTCATCCGTTCTGCCACGATAA
- a CDS encoding ABC transporter ATP-binding protein, translating into MNSGHANSVEVKQKTSSGGHGEVVVSIKDVNFSYAPGERQILSGLNMEFRRGQVVAVMGGSGCGKTTILRLIGGQFTAQSGQVLFENHDIGKMNGAQLMAARRRMGMLFQFGALFTDLSVFENVAFPLREHTNLSEALLRSLVLMKLNAVGLRGARDLMPAQISGGMARRVALARAIALDPPLIMYDEPFAGLDPISLGITARLIRDLNQALGATSLLVTHDVEETFEIADYVYFIANGRIGAQGTPAELSRSTDPFVRQFLDASPDGPVPFHYPGQSLEEDFGVSLK; encoded by the coding sequence ATGAACAGCGGCCACGCCAACTCGGTGGAAGTAAAGCAAAAAACCTCTAGCGGTGGCCATGGCGAAGTTGTCGTTTCAATTAAGGACGTCAACTTCTCTTATGCCCCTGGCGAGCGGCAAATTCTATCCGGACTCAATATGGAGTTCCGTCGCGGCCAAGTAGTTGCAGTGATGGGTGGCTCTGGTTGCGGCAAGACGACTATTCTCAGACTCATTGGCGGTCAGTTCACTGCACAGTCTGGGCAAGTATTATTTGAAAACCATGACATTGGCAAAATGAATGGTGCGCAATTAATGGCTGCTCGTCGTCGTATGGGCATGCTTTTTCAGTTTGGCGCACTCTTTACTGACCTCAGTGTTTTTGAAAATGTCGCCTTTCCCTTACGTGAGCACACGAATTTAAGTGAAGCGCTTTTACGCTCTTTAGTACTCATGAAACTCAATGCAGTGGGTCTGCGTGGCGCGCGCGATTTAATGCCGGCTCAAATTTCCGGTGGCATGGCACGCCGAGTTGCATTAGCAAGAGCAATTGCACTTGACCCTCCATTGATCATGTATGACGAACCCTTTGCTGGCTTGGATCCGATTTCATTGGGAATTACGGCGCGTTTGATTCGGGATTTGAATCAAGCTCTGGGCGCAACCAGTCTTTTGGTTACGCATGATGTGGAGGAAACTTTTGAGATTGCCGATTACGTCTATTTCATTGCCAATGGTCGCATTGGTGCACAAGGCACTCCAGCAGAATTAAGCCGATCTACTGATCCCTTTGTTCGTCAGTTTTTAGATGCCTCGCCAGATGGCCCAGTGCCGTTTCACTATCCAGGACAAAGCCTTGAAGAAGATTTTGGGGTGAGCCTCAAATGA
- the mlaE gene encoding lipid asymmetry maintenance ABC transporter permease subunit MlaE, with product MDLFGDLGFFIRANLTSLGLAARMFAAVIWRSGFLLKRPRLVSDQILFLGNYSFVIIAVSGLFVGFVLGLQGYYTLNRYGSEQALGLLVALSLTRELGPVITALLFAGRAGTSLTAEIGLMKAGEQLSAMEMMAVDPLSRVIAPRLWAGIIAMPILATIFTAVGVMGGYFVGVPLIGVDSGAFWSQMQGGVDLFSDIGNGLIKSLVFGVAVTFIALYQGYEAKPTPEGVSQATTRTVVISSLSVLALDFLLTAMMFSN from the coding sequence ATGGATCTCTTTGGTGATCTTGGATTCTTTATTCGTGCAAACTTAACCAGTCTTGGGCTTGCTGCACGCATGTTTGCTGCAGTGATTTGGCGTTCTGGCTTTTTATTAAAGAGACCTCGTTTAGTTTCTGACCAAATTTTATTTTTGGGTAATTACTCGTTTGTGATCATTGCGGTCTCCGGTTTGTTTGTTGGTTTTGTTTTGGGTTTACAGGGCTATTACACCTTGAATCGTTATGGTTCGGAGCAGGCTTTAGGTTTATTGGTGGCTTTATCGCTCACCCGAGAATTGGGTCCAGTGATCACTGCTCTCTTATTTGCTGGTCGGGCCGGTACATCGCTTACCGCTGAGATTGGCTTAATGAAAGCTGGTGAACAACTCAGTGCCATGGAAATGATGGCGGTAGATCCGCTAAGTCGTGTCATTGCCCCGCGATTGTGGGCAGGCATTATTGCGATGCCGATTTTGGCGACAATTTTTACGGCGGTTGGTGTGATGGGTGGCTACTTTGTTGGCGTTCCCCTTATTGGGGTCGACTCTGGCGCCTTCTGGTCGCAGATGCAGGGAGGAGTGGATCTCTTCTCTGATATTGGCAATGGCTTAATTAAAAGCTTGGTGTTTGGTGTAGCAGTAACTTTTATAGCCCTATATCAGGGTTATGAGGCTAAGCCTACGCCAGAGGGTGTATCGCAGGCAACTACCAGAACTGTAGTGATCTCCTCATTATCGGTTTTAGCATTAGATTTTTTGCTCACCGCGATGATGTTCTCGAATTAG
- the mlaD gene encoding outer membrane lipid asymmetry maintenance protein MlaD, which translates to MRKSAIDVWVGIFVAIGLLAALFLALKVGNMNAVSFAPTYKISARFDNIGGLKPRAPVKSAGVVVGRIANISFDDKTYQATVTMTIEDAYQFPKDSSAKILTSGLLGEQYIGLEAGGSDDMLVAGDKITQTQSAVVLENLISQFLYNKAADSGKDKGAEK; encoded by the coding sequence ATGAGAAAAAGTGCAATTGATGTTTGGGTCGGAATCTTTGTAGCCATTGGTTTGTTGGCTGCATTGTTTTTGGCATTGAAGGTTGGCAATATGAATGCGGTTTCGTTTGCGCCTACTTACAAAATTTCTGCGCGTTTTGACAATATCGGTGGATTAAAGCCTCGTGCGCCAGTAAAAAGTGCTGGTGTAGTTGTGGGCCGTATTGCGAATATCTCATTTGATGACAAAACGTACCAAGCAACTGTCACCATGACTATTGAGGATGCATATCAGTTTCCTAAAGATTCTTCTGCAAAGATTTTGACTTCAGGTTTATTGGGCGAGCAATACATTGGGCTTGAGGCCGGCGGCTCCGATGATATGTTAGTTGCTGGAGATAAGATTACCCAGACTCAGTCTGCAGTAGTTCTTGAGAACCTCATTAGCCAGTTCTTGTATAACAAGGCTGCCGATAGTGGTAAAGACAAAGGCGCTGAAAAATAA
- a CDS encoding VacJ family lipoprotein: protein MQWLVKLKRLVLLSLVAGMVGCASIPAGVEPSPHDPWEPFNRSVFEFNEGLDTYLLKPVVAGYRFVLPEFVRDGIYNFFSNYSDIYTALQNLLQGKPDYAFSDLMRVVVNTTFGLGGLIDMATPGGLPKHKEDWGQTFGVWGIPSGPYVVLPFFGPSNVRDTFGTAADLESDYLFRLLPDVALRNSLTGLRVVNARNTYYEAGDLLDGAAIDKYSFVRDAYIQRRAYQINEGRDDEEPLMPVYENPYQ from the coding sequence ATGCAGTGGCTTGTCAAACTGAAACGTCTCGTGTTACTTAGTTTGGTAGCGGGCATGGTGGGTTGTGCCTCCATCCCTGCCGGCGTGGAGCCTTCCCCGCATGATCCTTGGGAGCCATTTAATCGCTCCGTCTTTGAGTTCAATGAAGGCTTAGATACCTATCTACTCAAGCCAGTAGTGGCTGGCTACCGTTTTGTCTTGCCAGAGTTTGTGCGTGACGGTATTTACAACTTTTTTAGTAATTACAGCGATATCTACACTGCATTGCAGAATCTTTTGCAGGGCAAGCCCGACTATGCCTTTAGCGATCTGATGAGGGTGGTGGTCAATACCACCTTTGGTTTAGGTGGCTTAATTGATATGGCAACTCCAGGGGGTCTACCAAAGCATAAGGAAGATTGGGGTCAAACCTTTGGTGTTTGGGGTATTCCTTCTGGCCCTTACGTAGTTCTACCGTTCTTTGGGCCAAGCAATGTGCGAGATACCTTTGGTACTGCCGCTGACCTAGAGTCTGACTACCTATTTAGATTGCTGCCAGATGTTGCTTTGCGAAACAGCTTGACTGGCTTGCGTGTGGTTAACGCGCGTAATACCTATTACGAAGCGGGCGACTTATTAGATGGGGCTGCAATCGATAAATATAGCTTTGTGCGGGATGCCTACATTCAGAGACGTGCTTATCAGATCAATGAGGGGCGCGACGATGAAGAGCCTCTGATGCCAGTTTATGAGAACCCTTACCAATAA
- a CDS encoding phospholipid-binding protein MlaC: MKSHKTIQKYFSALLSSLILLAGSASAQAVDQSTPDGLIKTVVSDVMASVKSDPEIQKGNIPRIVDLVEKKIVPYTDMRRTTEMAMGPNWKKATAEQQAQLVSEFKNLLIRTYSGALSQLRDQTIQFKPLRAAPDDKEVVVKTVVIGRGDPVPLDYRLEKTANGWRVYDMNIMGVWLVEAYRNQFANQISQNGVEGLVKFLQDRNKQLAAAKPAN; the protein is encoded by the coding sequence ATGAAAAGCCATAAAACCATTCAAAAATATTTTTCTGCATTGCTATCAAGCTTGATTTTGTTGGCTGGCAGCGCCTCTGCTCAGGCAGTAGATCAGTCCACGCCAGATGGTTTGATTAAGACGGTGGTTTCTGATGTGATGGCTTCTGTAAAGTCTGATCCAGAAATTCAAAAGGGGAATATTCCGCGGATTGTAGATTTGGTAGAAAAGAAAATTGTTCCCTATACCGATATGCGTCGCACTACTGAAATGGCCATGGGCCCTAATTGGAAAAAAGCGACTGCAGAACAGCAGGCTCAGTTAGTTTCTGAGTTCAAAAATTTACTGATTCGTACATACTCTGGCGCTCTAAGCCAACTGCGTGATCAAACAATCCAATTTAAGCCTTTGCGTGCAGCTCCCGACGACAAGGAAGTGGTTGTAAAAACTGTAGTCATTGGTCGTGGCGATCCGGTACCGCTTGATTACCGCCTTGAAAAAACAGCCAATGGCTGGAGGGTCTACGACATGAACATTATGGGTGTCTGGTTGGTTGAGGCTTATCGCAATCAGTTTGCCAATCAAATTAGCCAGAATGGCGTTGAGGGTTTGGTCAAGTTCTTGCAGGATCGCAACAAGCAGCTTGCTGCTGCAAAACCAGCAAACTAA